The nucleotide window TAAAACCCCAAACTATTTGGCTAGACTGACCGCTGGGGGTAACAAACACAATGTGGGGTTTCTATAATTGGTTACCATAGCAACAGGACTTCTGCAGCCATCGCTGGCAGTAAACTCTCACTAAACAGCATCTGTTTTTGCCTGTGGTGTGTGTCATGGTTGTGGTTTAAGCGCGATAATACACTCGAGTTCAGTATAAAACTTACAAGTCATAACGTAGTAGCAGCGGTGAAAAGTTAGTGTACAGTTACTccaattttaaacaaattaaagttTGAAGGTTTGAAGGTTCAAGGagttttttctattttatattcCTTTATTTACTTCAACAACAGAGCCAAATATTCTATTATTTTACCTTTACTACATTTATATGTATACTGTTACAGCTGTATATGttacaaattaagattttaaatacaaaacatacTGAATAATTACCTTAATATATGGTGCGCTGTCATAAATTAAACTCTCAAACTTTATGTAAATCATAGTATTAATATAAACTGATGTAAGTGAAAAttaaatgatgataataatggtcattgtaataatttttaacaatatttttattatggttttaaacacacaaacaacatagACAATAGCAACGATAAACAATAGCAACAAGAACATTTGACTCAGtattaataataacacaaattaaaggaaaaaagctTCAGTGCACCTTGGCATTAATTCTCCAagtctctgagctctgctggAGAGATAAACACCATTCTTGTCTAACATAATCatccaaaatctcccataggtgctcagctgggttgagatctggAGACTGCATTCAGACTCGTGGTGTAGGCCACTTGTTTTCCAAATATGTGTAGACCAGTGCAGTCCAGTTATGTAATGAATCCAGGATACACACATCTGTACCTACCTGTAGTTATTTCAGAGACTATTTAATGTCTTATTTGGCCAGTTAttaactttgttttctcttcatctcaacCACAAGAAGCTGTTGTTGCAGTTGTGATTTCCTTAAAGGGTCTATTCactaatattttatatatatatttattttagaatGACATAGAAAGGCCCCAACCAAAACAAGTGACATGGTGAGATTTTTGTGCACCACAAATAAAACTCAGTTCACTTCTATTTCACACAGAGGCAGTAATATATGGATATTTAGAAAACTATCCGTGTGTTACAgtagaaggattttttttttcttttggtgaaCTGAGCCTTTAATGTCCTGACACTGAATTGTTGGGGGTTCGTCTGTCTTCACTGAGGAGAGTCAGGTTTTCATCTGAGCTGCTTCTGCTGTTAAAATAGCTTAAAGAGATACAAACTGTTCTCCAGCCATAGCTGTAAAAATTGTTTTTTCTAAGCCACAGTGAGAatgcagcctctctctctctctctctctcctctctctctctctctctctctctctgtgtgtgtgtgtgtgtgtgtgtgtatgtttgtcgGGGTGCTAGTGCTTGAGCTGTGGTGAGGCTCCCTCCCCCCTGAGTAAACTAGCCCCAGCATCTGTTAGTCTTTTCCACTTAACTACCCCTTGCTATATCCAACCTGTACTTATCCCACGGTAGAGCGCTTTGCTCTGTCTCACACTGGGTCCCACTGTCCTTGGGAGGGGAGTCTGCTCTGGGTATCGACCCCCgctcacacacacccctctcttCATAAACCACGTCTGTGCCTTTGACCTTGACAGAGGGAGTGTATGCACAGACCCTCACTGAGAGAACACCCACACCCATACATACACAAATCCGGCCTGTGTAGACTTCATATAGCGAAATATGTCATGATTCATGGCTCTGGTTCTCGACACACTCCCTCACACTTCCCTCACTGACCAAAAATGTAAGAGAGCCTTTGATAAAGGTTGTAAAAgcaattctctctttctcacatgcACCTTATGGTCAGGGTCAAATATAGCCCACATTACAggttttgaaaatattttatttgtcacaaCTAGATTGAAATCGTTCCTAGTTATTTCTGGCagttaaattaaaacactgCTGTCGGGGCAACAGgacactgtaaacacaaaataaaatgttatacAAGCAGCAGAACTGCACAGTAACGAGACACAGGAGTAAACAGAAGATAGCGATCTGTGGCCTCAGTATTATTGAAGCCATATTCTTCTAGCAGTCAAACTTGGAGACCAGAGCGGCACTTGAGGCCCTGCTGGGACAAAACCCACAGAGGCCTGGCTGTTCTCTTTTTAAACAGATGAGGGCGACATTTCTGTGATTTCTTTCCTGTAATTCATGTCAGGCTCATTTGCTTGGATTCGAGGTAAAAAGAGACATTCACTGGTGTTTATTGACAGTTCAGTGAGTCTGTGTGCAGTTGTAGTTGCTACAGAGGCGAGTGTGAAAGTCACATCAAACAAAGAACAGTGCtttgcattattattttcaatttGAATTTCAATTGTGAATTTGTTACATGTTTGAACTGGACTACATTATAGTGAGAGGTGTTTCTCTTCTTGCTCTTTTCATTAACAAACATGAGAGGagcagaatattagaaacacttcAACACATCTGAATATAATGTAGTCCAGTATAACCCCATCACTAACTATGACCTTAACGCTGAAACACAATAGTTAAATTAAATCTTCCAGGACAGtgtcaacaaactgaacatttttagcAACATTAAAGTTATGAAAAGCAGATCAGTTGTATTGGATTACATTAGATTAAAATATCtctaataaagtggccactgagtgtaTATCCTGCTACACATCACTAATCATCTCTAAACTCTATTGATCCTTGTAAAACATTACTAACTGAAATGTATATGCTAATTCTAAATGTTAAAAGTATTAagtcaaattaaaatataaagtcaTATGCTAAATGCAAATTGTTACATCCTACATTCTTAAAAGAAGAAGCAATACTATATTAGTTATTTCACCACTTCTAGTTAAATACTGTGTTACTTTGAATGATAAAAAGCAGATTTGTTCAATGCGTTGTGCCACAACTTGGCCATTGATCTGAGTTACACTGAACAAACAGCGTCCCCTATCTGACACTTCAGTTCAGAGCTTAACATATTTAAGATATGAGTCATCAGTGATACACAATTCAAATATCCTGACTCttcttttttattgcatttaaaGAAGAGCgaaaagaaacagtgaaagaggaaaaacatcagGTCAGCTGTCAGACTCCACATAATAACAATATAGCTGATTGGTCATGGTCAGCAGCACCAGTTCAGTGCCATGTGAATATCGTTCTTCTTCCAGCCCTCTGTcaacaaattacaaaatatgTGGGAGCCTGAATTTGCGTGTGGATTCAGTCAGTTACTTATTTTGGCGCTGGTCGAGGGCATGATGCCACGATAGCCTCGTGTAGTAGCTCCTGGTTCTGAGTAAGCAGGAACTGACTGTTTATCCCACATCCACCCAGAGTGGAGTTCATTCAGGACTTTCAGAGTTCAGGGTTCAGGTCACTTCACATCTACCGCTCTCCAGAGGACGGAGGTTTGGGAACAACAGACTGTGTCCCAATTTTATACTGCACGCAAACTGTATACAGTCTGTACTGTAAACTAAACTTTACTCTTATCGGATAAATGCATCTTTAAAATGATAATGCATGAGAGAAAGCAAAATGTCTCCTCTGAGATTTTATACTAGGGTCTTTCTGTGATTGTCTGACTACCTGTGTGTCGTGTTTATTGTTTTGACTGTACTGAATTTTGTCACGCTCAAAAACAGCCTAGAAACAGTAAGTAGTATGAAACAGGTTCGGCTTTATCTCACTTAACATATCACTTTACAGGCACTACAGGTTTTGCAGCACTTAAAGGTGCCATGTGGAGTTTTCTTGCAGGCAAagtttttgtttacattcactAAAATGCATCATGTGTGTACCTGAAGTCTAACAAACCTTCCTCATAAAACACCTGCGTTGTTCACGCCCATGTTTACTACCTTGCAATCTTTTTCTTCGCTGGgcaataaaatgttaatgataATTATCACAATATAATGTTGTATTGCAATGTaaaattatatcacaatataaaatgATGATATAATTTTCCTTgataacaatataacaaaagaTCAATAACTGTTCAAGGTGATTAATTACCATGTTTAGATAGTATGCACAGAAATCAATCATGAACTAATAATCACGTCACTTCAATTTTATAAATTTGGCTGTTGTCCTACATCCAATTTGAGAATTGTTCCACTGTTTCTCAAAGTGTTTGTCAAAGAATTAACATCTTACCTCAGCTTTCTCAGAGAAGCAAAAGTTAGCTTTTAAATTTGAAGGAAATAATGATTTAACATCTATTGTTGAGTgatatgactttttttaatgtgataaCATTTTGGCCGTATCGCTCAGCCCTCGTTTCTTGCCATATGTGACGAGCTGTGACCTGTTGATCGGGGGAATAGTGTGAAGTCATTTACTGGATGTGTTTTTTCATCCAAGTGCACATGAATAATGAGGACTCGCTCATAAAGAACTCCACATGgaccctttaaaaaaaactgtcacaacaatataaaaaaatcacaaaggCACCTGCAGCACAGGCGAGCCCTGTTAATGTCAAATAACAGTGTTAGGTAAGAGAGGTCTGATAATCATCACTTTAATGTGTCATTAGGACATATAAGACATATGAGGCAACTAACAGAGTTCAGCTGAGGACAGATAGCACTTGAAAGGCATTTACACAAGTTGAATAACCTGTGTGATTATTTGTGTGGCAAAGgggaacaaaaacaactgtatcAGCAGAAGGAAAAGTGCTCACACTTGATCGTACAGTAGGTAAACAccacaaactttaaaaaaaacctcagcGTTGCTTTAATAGCTCCCTGACCACTGGTATCCAAGGCCGGCACACAAAGATGCTTATCATGGTGTAAGAAGCACAAACGTTTTAACACGAAGCTGTGGACAGTAACTTGGTCTGAGTGATGTCTTTTTAACCCTTTTTAAACCTTAAAAATATTCAAGAGCAGTTTCACGAAGCAGCAGATCAAAGAACCCTTAAGGGAAGTAGTTAGCCACTTGTTTTATCACCGGAGAGAGATAACAACCAGAGAGTCTCAGTCTCAGAGAGTTCAGTTGAACGACATTACACAGAGGACTGACACTGGTCTGAGGGTGGATGATGGCCTTGCTGTGCTTTGATGCTGATGTACTAttgttgtggttcagtttctcCACCCGCTGCAGGATTTTCCcccatggatttttttttttagctgaggTGGTCTTGCTTGTCAAGTATACAGCATTTGCTGCGtgaaatctttttctttttcccttttattgttatattttgtgtattaagtgtttttttctgaagtgaGGCAAAGTGGTCTTGTTTCAGGTGAGGTGGCCCACCTCAGCTGTAAAACCTTGTGGGAAACTCTGTACAGAAGTTAAAGCTATTAGTCAGTCGCCAAAAGTCAGCCTCATAAAGCCAGATTCAATCTGAGATTTAGTGATGAACACGTCTGCCGAGAATCGACTGAGCTCAGCGGCTGAAGGCCAGATCAACAAAGTAGATAATTATATGTAATgatgttgaaatatttatgtGACTCATTGCCTCCTAAAGCCTCTAAAACTCGTTGTGGTTGATTTTTAAAGTGATGTATAATTCCTTCGTTTGAAAGGACTGTTTCTCTCTTACTTTTTATTCACTTAGGAGCCAatttcttaaaaaacaaaaaaaaaacagcatttccagACTAGCTGAACATTTGTTGAGTCACGAGCTCCTGGTTCGTGTTGACGTGAAAGAAAGCACTTGTAAATCATGTATTGTGTAGTCTATTTAAAGGGACTCCTGTCCCAGAGCAAATGTCTATTGAGCTCTGCCAGATCACAAAGTAACAAAGCTAAATTTGTGGGCTGACTTTGCGAGGCTGACCGTAAATAGCGCTGGTTAATAGCTGGGTTGTAAAGTGAGATTTGGATATGGTATGCATGTTGAGTCTCAGCTTCGTTGTAAAACCACAGCTTTGTTTTGGACCATTAATGTTTCACCTCGTCCTGACTTTGGCATTGTGTTGTGAGTGTGGCAGTCATCATGGTGCGGGATGCTGAATCTGTCTGCTCCTCCGATGGGGGCTGGTCTGAGAGAGAGGAGTCTGGAGGTGGTGTAGGGGGATTGGACGGTGGCTGCATGTCATTGGGCCTCCTCACCTGTGGGGGGCTCCACCTGTGTGACAGCTGCCTCCTAATGCTCCTCCTTTTGGGTTTTCGCGGCCGTCTCCTCTTCTCATCGCTCGCTGCTGGCTGGCCGCGGTCGCTCAGCGTGTCTGAGGACTCGTCGATGTACGCCAGGTTCTCCCCGAAGAAATCCAGCAGCTGGCAGCTGGCTGTGGAGGCGGTGTTtaggggaggggaagggagcATGATTGGAGGGtaagaaggggggaaaaaaggtggaggaggggaggagtaAGGGCGAAAGGCAGGGgtagatgtgtgtttgtggttattGTTTGCTGCAGATTCACATTTCTCTGCTGGAAtcagtttgtctttctcttGTGGAGTGTCCGTGTCTGTGGCTCTCGCTCCTCCGTTCTCCATTGCGCTGATGGTACAGCAGGGTTGGAACCGGTGGAGCGCTGGGAATGACAAGGAGACGGAGGAGCCGTCTGATCTGGAGTCATACGGAGACTCAGATCCAGAGAGAGACTCTCCCTGCATGGCTTCACCTGCCGGGTCCAGCTCCAAGGTGGAGCGGGCCACGGGGAGGGAGAACGAGCGGGCCAGCAGGTGAGGAAACGACCTGCCATCCACCTGCAGACTCGATGCTGGGTCCACCCTCAATCCAGGCCCTGCTTTCAGGACCATTCCTTCTGCAGGAGCGCTGCCCCTCGGCCTGGACTTAGCCACCACCGCCCTCTCAAGAGACGAATGCGCCTCCAGTTGGCTCATGGAGCTGGAGAGGCCGGCCCAGCGGTTCGGCAGGTGTCCGTTCTCAGATCCACCTCGAACCCAGTACCCCAGAGTGCCCTGGGCTCCTCGACGGATGCGCCGGCGCTCGCTGCGTTTCCAGCGCCGTCGCTGCAGGAGGAAGGGGTCGTTGAACTCCAGAGGGTTTGGGATGCGGAAGTCCATGGACATGTTCTGGATGTTCTGGGTCCAGTCGGTGGCGTGGGCCCTCAACTCCTCcatctgagagggagagagagacatcagCAGCGGAATAGAAAAGACAGAAGTCGAAACAAGATCAAATGCAGCTCTGCTTTACATCCTTGTACCGTGTTTCTCTCACCTCAGCGCGGGTCCTCTTAGACAGCACCCTCAGCCAGTTGCCTATCATGGTGAGGATGGAGGCGAAGTAGGCGAGACCAAACACTATCCACAACCACACCAGAGGCTTGAAGAGGATGCCTTCATGACCACCACCTGGACACAGAGAGAGTCGACCTGGTTTTAATGGAGGTGGTCTGGTTGAGGGGCAGTTCCTCTGCTGCTACACCAGAGGCTCCCAACATTTTCAGCTTGAGATGCCCCACGCAATGCTCACATTACTCACCTTACTCACATTAATGCACACACCTCTTCCATTacaaggctgcaactaatgattatttatttatcatttatcttaTTATGAtctttttgtctgaccaacagtccaaactcagtatttatgtttgaaaatgactaaaatgtttCTAAATGGATCTATTCAGGAACAATCATACTGagacaaaactaaaaactaaaaactaaaaggaAACGTTGCTGGGTGAAATCTGAGCCTTCACATTCAGCTGACACCTCTTTTTACAATAGAgctgtttgtgctttttcagCCTGTAGGTCTCTGAAAAAGTCACTTCTCCTGGTAAAAGACTAGATCATGAAAGTTTATAAAACTCACAAACTTTAGAAACTGAAGAAGGAAAAAACGTATCTAAAAATATTTGGTGTATGAAGAACATGTTTATTGTCAGACTAACACGTTTCAGCTTGTGGCCTTCATCGCAGTCAACATGTTAAGTTCAAAAATAATGTTCTAATGTTCTTTGCGTTATGGTGACCCTGACAAAGACCACAAGTCAAAATGTGCTTGACAATAAAGTTGCTGCTGGAGTTTTTACCTTTTAAGGATCTTGTTCCTTAAACTGTTTCTAACAATATTTGAAAACTGATAATTACCAATAAGTTAGATTTTCCCCTAAAAATCCTGCACCATCCTCCACTGTGATGTGAACACAGGGTGCAGGTCTATGAGGTGTTCCAGTTTAATCAGACTGTTTAAATGatcacaagaagaaaaacacaagtctaaaaattaaacagaatttcGTAGAGAaaaatttagattttctgaTTTCCCTCCCTGGTCGCCATCTTGTACTGAGCGTGTGTGTCGGCACCTGGTACGTAGTCTCCGAAGCCAACAGTGGTGAGAGTGATGACCACAAAGTAGAGCGACTCCAGAAACGACCAGTACTCCACTTTCTGAAACACGACTGTTGGCACGGCGAGGAAGATCAGACAACCAATCAGGATGGAGAGAACCGCTGAGATCACGCGCACAGTGGTCGGCCTGACCTTACGTTTCTGccggagagaaagaaaacagcaaatacagaagcagagagaagtgaGAGTTACACATTTCAGAACGGAACAAAAGAGGACAAGAATAAAACTGGATTAAATGAAACAACTAAATAGCAAATGGGCTGCATTTATATAACTTTAAcacgtcacattcacccattcatacaACACTTATACTACACATAGAGCActctaacagacacacactgatggtaCACCTTCAGAGGCATGTTGGAGTTCAGTTTTCTTGctcaaggatacttcagcacgtGGACTGGAGGAGtcagggatcaaaccactgatccctgctgaaatttaaattaatcTATATTTAATATAAGTGAAAGTTGTTTCTTTGATGCCTGTTTTCTAAATGTATGTATCATGTGCTCATCCTCAGTCAGCCCCATCATTAAAtaagcttttttaaaacaaaatgatctTAACTAAAAATGATCTTAGTGGCTATTTCCAGTGCTCCACTTCTGAACAAAACCCATTTGCTGATGAGATGCAACTGAAAGTTTATTATTTCTAAGGCCAAGAATGAACTTCCACATGTAAGCCTTTTTGTTAAAGTGTTTTCTTGGTTGAAGATCTTTGACTTCTCCAGTAAAGGACAAGTGAATAAGTGAAATGCTTTAACTAtgagcagagagctgcagctttAGTGTACGTCACCTCCACAGTGTTAAAGTATACAGGCAGTGCTGGTTAACAACCACACAGCCTGTATAAATACAGGTTTAAGATAAATTATCACCTGCAGAGGTTTTGTTTGCAATTCATGTTTTGTAACTTATGTGGAGGCAGCAGCTACTTGTAGCTAATTTGGTTAGCATTCTACATAAATCTCTAATTTTGTTGACATGCTTCAAATCAGTTGTGTGAACTCAGTCTATCAAGACCATATGAACTTTAACATGTTCCTAAATGATGGTTCAACCCCAACTGAACAGAAGATAACAAAGAATTATTCACAGCTAAGacagcaataaaacaacacCAGGTCCAGGCCTCATACACAAAGGTGCTTGGCTGTTAGACATGTTTAAATCC belongs to Lates calcarifer isolate ASB-BC8 linkage group LG8, TLL_Latcal_v3, whole genome shotgun sequence and includes:
- the kcnk4a gene encoding potassium channel subfamily K member 4 isoform X1, which codes for MRYTTLLALLAGVVLYLVMGALVFSTLELPKESSAYEDLLRAKQDFLDNNSCVTELDFHKLVKGVASAVDAGLDVSSLSANFTTRWDMASAFFFCGTIITTIGFGNLSPRTWYGQLFCVCYALVGIPMFGILLAGVGDHMGTVLRRAVAKIETLFLVRMKRKVRPTTVRVISAVLSILIGCLIFLAVPTVVFQKVEYWSFLESLYFVVITLTTVGFGDYVPGGGHEGILFKPLVWLWIVFGLAYFASILTMIGNWLRVLSKRTRAEMEELRAHATDWTQNIQNMSMDFRIPNPLEFNDPFLLQRRRWKRSERRRIRRGAQGTLGYWVRGGSENGHLPNRWAGLSSSMSQLEAHSSLERAVVAKSRPRGSAPAEGMVLKAGPGLRVDPASSLQVDGRSFPHLLARSFSLPVARSTLELDPAGEAMQGESLSGSESPYDSRSDGSSVSLSFPALHRFQPCCTISAMENGGARATDTDTPQEKDKLIPAEKCESAANNNHKHTSTPAFRPYSSPPPPFFPPSYPPIMLPSPPLNTASTASCQLLDFFGENLAYIDESSDTLSDRGQPAASDEKRRRPRKPKRRSIRRQLSHRWSPPQVRRPNDMQPPSNPPTPPPDSSLSDQPPSEEQTDSASRTMMTATLTTQCQSQDEVKH
- the kcnk4a gene encoding potassium channel subfamily K member 4 isoform X2; the protein is MRYTTLLALLAGVVLYLVMGALVFSTLELPKESSAYEDLLRAKQDFLDNNSCVTELDFHKLVKGVASAVDAGLDVSSLSANFTTRWDMASAFFFCGTIITTIGFGNLSPRTWYGQLFCVCYALVGIPMFGILLAGVGDHMGTVLRRAVAKIETLFLKRKVRPTTVRVISAVLSILIGCLIFLAVPTVVFQKVEYWSFLESLYFVVITLTTVGFGDYVPGGGHEGILFKPLVWLWIVFGLAYFASILTMIGNWLRVLSKRTRAEMEELRAHATDWTQNIQNMSMDFRIPNPLEFNDPFLLQRRRWKRSERRRIRRGAQGTLGYWVRGGSENGHLPNRWAGLSSSMSQLEAHSSLERAVVAKSRPRGSAPAEGMVLKAGPGLRVDPASSLQVDGRSFPHLLARSFSLPVARSTLELDPAGEAMQGESLSGSESPYDSRSDGSSVSLSFPALHRFQPCCTISAMENGGARATDTDTPQEKDKLIPAEKCESAANNNHKHTSTPAFRPYSSPPPPFFPPSYPPIMLPSPPLNTASTASCQLLDFFGENLAYIDESSDTLSDRGQPAASDEKRRRPRKPKRRSIRRQLSHRWSPPQVRRPNDMQPPSNPPTPPPDSSLSDQPPSEEQTDSASRTMMTATLTTQCQSQDEVKH
- the kcnk4a gene encoding uncharacterized protein kcnk4a isoform X3, which translates into the protein MFGILLAGVGDHMGTVLRRAVAKIETLFLVRMKRKVRPTTVRVISAVLSILIGCLIFLAVPTVVFQKVEYWSFLESLYFVVITLTTVGFGDYVPGGGHEGILFKPLVWLWIVFGLAYFASILTMIGNWLRVLSKRTRAEMEELRAHATDWTQNIQNMSMDFRIPNPLEFNDPFLLQRRRWKRSERRRIRRGAQGTLGYWVRGGSENGHLPNRWAGLSSSMSQLEAHSSLERAVVAKSRPRGSAPAEGMVLKAGPGLRVDPASSLQVDGRSFPHLLARSFSLPVARSTLELDPAGEAMQGESLSGSESPYDSRSDGSSVSLSFPALHRFQPCCTISAMENGGARATDTDTPQEKDKLIPAEKCESAANNNHKHTSTPAFRPYSSPPPPFFPPSYPPIMLPSPPLNTASTASCQLLDFFGENLAYIDESSDTLSDRGQPAASDEKRRRPRKPKRRSIRRQLSHRWSPPQVRRPNDMQPPSNPPTPPPDSSLSDQPPSEEQTDSASRTMMTATLTTQCQSQDEVKH